One Streptomyces sp. NBC_00102 DNA segment encodes these proteins:
- a CDS encoding shikimate dehydrogenase codes for MAERVPVSGTTRLYAVLGDPVAQVKAPGLMNPLFDRLGLDAVLVPVHVAPENLAATVRGLSSVENLDGLLVTVPHKAAARALADTESTTVTVTGTANAMRRNADGGWHADNFDGSGFVRGLRLAGHRPEGRRVSLLGAGGAGSAIAAALLTAGVSRLAVHDPHASRLSALLARLERYWPGRSAATVPEALGDADIVVNATPLGMRAQDPLPLPLSALAPSCLVADIIMEPRETALLRAAARRGHQVHHGLHMLEQQVDSYREFFDLR; via the coding sequence GTGGCTGAGCGAGTGCCGGTCAGCGGCACGACCCGGCTGTACGCGGTGCTGGGCGACCCGGTCGCCCAGGTGAAGGCTCCCGGCCTGATGAATCCGCTCTTCGACCGCCTCGGCCTGGACGCCGTGCTGGTCCCGGTGCACGTCGCCCCGGAGAACCTGGCCGCGACCGTGCGCGGGCTGTCTTCCGTCGAGAACCTGGACGGCCTGCTCGTCACCGTCCCGCACAAGGCCGCCGCCCGCGCGCTGGCCGACACCGAGAGCACCACCGTCACCGTGACCGGGACCGCCAACGCCATGCGGCGGAACGCCGACGGCGGCTGGCACGCCGACAACTTCGACGGTTCGGGTTTCGTCCGCGGGCTCCGCCTGGCGGGGCACCGGCCCGAGGGGCGCCGGGTCTCGCTGCTCGGCGCCGGAGGCGCGGGCAGCGCCATCGCGGCGGCCCTGCTCACCGCGGGGGTGAGCAGGCTGGCGGTGCACGACCCGCACGCCTCCCGGCTGTCCGCGCTGCTCGCCCGGCTGGAGCGATACTGGCCGGGACGTTCGGCGGCCACCGTGCCGGAGGCCCTGGGCGACGCGGACATCGTCGTCAACGCGACCCCTCTGGGCATGCGCGCGCAGGACCCGCTGCCGTTGCCCCTGTCGGCGCTGGCACCGTCCTGTCTGGTCGCCGACATCATCATGGAGCCGCGCGAGACGGCGCTGCTGCGCGCGGCGGCCCGGCGCGGCCACCAGGTCCACCACGGTTTGCACATGCTGGAGCAGCAGGTCGACTCCTACCGGGAGTTCTTCGACCTGCGCTGA
- a CDS encoding Gfo/Idh/MocA family protein yields MSEAGPTRVAVVGLGWAAREIWLRRLQSHPAYEVVAVVDPDATARGAAQARYPGIAVLGTTRDLDPAAVDLAVVAVPNHLHAEVAEGLLERGLAVFVEKPVCLTSAEAQRLAEAERAGGGLLLAGSAARHRADVRALYAAVREIGPVRHIEASWVRARGVPAAGGWFTHRELSGGGALLDLGWHLFDVVAPLLGHASFDQVAGAFSADFVANGAAAAGWRQDGAGRGAAVDVEDTARAFLVTDAQVSVALRTSWASHEPFDVTSFAVEGRSGKAALRCTFGFSPQREGGSRLVVTRYGEAADRPLPEEPIGVEYDRQLDELQSRLRDPGSRSVAAEDTLRTIQVIERLYASARSELSAPHPDAAGVPQR; encoded by the coding sequence GTGAGCGAGGCAGGTCCCACCCGCGTCGCCGTCGTCGGGCTCGGCTGGGCGGCCCGGGAGATCTGGCTCCGGCGCCTCCAGAGCCATCCCGCCTACGAGGTGGTCGCGGTGGTCGACCCCGACGCGACGGCCCGGGGCGCGGCCCAGGCCAGGTACCCCGGTATCGCCGTGCTCGGAACCACCCGGGACCTCGACCCGGCGGCGGTGGATCTGGCCGTCGTCGCGGTCCCCAACCACCTGCACGCGGAGGTCGCGGAGGGCCTGCTGGAAAGGGGCCTGGCCGTCTTCGTGGAGAAGCCGGTCTGCCTCACCTCCGCGGAGGCCCAGCGGTTGGCCGAGGCCGAACGGGCCGGCGGCGGACTGCTGCTGGCCGGCAGCGCGGCCCGCCACCGGGCCGACGTACGAGCCCTGTACGCGGCGGTGCGGGAGATCGGTCCCGTCCGGCACATCGAGGCGTCGTGGGTACGCGCCCGGGGCGTGCCCGCCGCCGGCGGCTGGTTCACCCACCGTGAACTCTCCGGCGGCGGGGCGCTCCTCGACCTCGGCTGGCATCTCTTCGACGTGGTGGCGCCCCTCCTGGGGCACGCCTCCTTCGACCAGGTGGCGGGCGCCTTCTCGGCCGACTTCGTCGCGAACGGGGCCGCCGCGGCGGGCTGGCGTCAGGACGGCGCCGGCAGGGGGGCCGCGGTGGACGTGGAGGACACGGCCCGCGCGTTCCTGGTGACCGACGCCCAGGTGTCCGTCGCTCTGCGCACCAGCTGGGCCTCGCACGAGCCCTTCGACGTCACCTCCTTCGCCGTCGAGGGCAGAAGCGGCAAGGCGGCCCTGCGCTGCACCTTCGGATTCAGCCCTCAACGCGAGGGCGGCTCCCGGCTGGTGGTCACCCGCTACGGCGAGGCGGCCGACCGGCCCCTTCCCGAGGAACCCATCGGTGTCGAGTACGACCGGCAGCTGGACGAACTCCAGTCCCGTCTGCGCGACCCCGGCTCCCGGAGCGTGGCTGCCGAGGACACCCTCCGCACCATCCAGGTCATCGAGCGCCTCTACGCCTCGGCGCGCTCAGAGCTCTCCGCGCCCCACCCGGACGCGGCGGGCGTGCCGCAGCGGTGA
- a CDS encoding 3-deoxy-7-phosphoheptulonate synthase, which produces MTEVLARPAAQQPAWPDAEAVRAAVTVLRSAPPLVTPDETDRLRGRLAAVARGEALLLQSGDCAETFAGNTESHVDATLRCLLDMAGVLARRGGLPVVTVGRVGGQYAKPRSAPTDALGLPVYRGDIVNSFEPDPVARTADPRRMVLAHTHAAMAMNRVRALARTGKEVFSSHEAMLLDYEGALLRPGGDGDQGALYSGSAHFLWIGERTRQLDGAHIGFAEQLANPVGLKVGPGTTPEEAVEYARRLDPDRVPGRLTLISRMGRGRVRDALPPLVAAVRAAGHPVVWSCDPMHGNTCESPSGYKTRLVEDVLDELRGFFEVHAELGTHPGGLHLEATGEDVTECLDGASADDDASLVARYDSLCDPRLNSSQAHRVADAVGGLLHDHRGGSRG; this is translated from the coding sequence ATGACCGAGGTCCTGGCCAGGCCGGCTGCCCAGCAGCCGGCCTGGCCGGACGCCGAGGCGGTGCGGGCCGCCGTGACGGTCCTCAGATCCGCGCCTCCCCTGGTGACGCCGGACGAGACCGACCGGCTGCGCGGGCGGCTCGCGGCGGTGGCGCGGGGCGAGGCGCTGCTCCTCCAGTCGGGCGACTGCGCCGAGACGTTCGCGGGGAACACCGAGTCCCATGTGGACGCCACCCTGCGGTGCCTGCTCGACATGGCGGGGGTGCTCGCCCGGCGCGGCGGACTTCCGGTGGTCACGGTGGGCCGGGTGGGCGGCCAGTACGCCAAGCCCCGGTCGGCCCCGACCGACGCCCTGGGACTGCCCGTCTACCGGGGCGACATCGTCAACTCCTTCGAGCCCGACCCCGTCGCGCGGACCGCCGATCCGCGGCGGATGGTGCTGGCGCACACGCACGCGGCCATGGCGATGAACCGGGTGCGGGCGCTGGCCCGCACCGGCAAAGAGGTCTTCTCCAGCCACGAGGCGATGCTGCTGGACTACGAGGGCGCCCTGCTGCGACCGGGCGGCGACGGTGACCAGGGCGCCCTGTACAGCGGTTCGGCGCATTTCCTGTGGATCGGTGAGCGCACCCGGCAGCTCGACGGGGCACACATCGGTTTCGCGGAGCAGCTCGCCAATCCGGTGGGGCTGAAGGTCGGACCGGGTACGACGCCGGAGGAGGCGGTGGAGTACGCGCGCCGACTCGACCCGGACCGGGTGCCGGGCCGGCTCACCCTGATCTCCCGGATGGGCCGGGGCCGGGTCAGGGACGCGCTGCCTCCGCTGGTGGCGGCGGTCCGGGCGGCCGGCCATCCGGTGGTGTGGTCGTGCGACCCGATGCACGGCAACACCTGCGAGTCGCCCAGCGGGTACAAGACGCGGCTGGTCGAGGACGTGCTGGACGAGCTCCGGGGCTTCTTCGAGGTGCATGCCGAACTCGGCACCCACCCGGGCGGACTGCACCTGGAGGCGACCGGTGAGGACGTCACCGAATGCCTGGACGGGGCGTCCGCCGATGACGACGCCTCGCTCGTCGCCCGGTACGACAGTCTCTGCGACCCGCGTCTCAACTCCTCGCAGGCCCATCGGGTCGCCGACGCCGTGGGCGGCCTCCTCCACGACCACCGGGGCGGCAGCCGTGGCTGA
- a CDS encoding DegT/DnrJ/EryC1/StrS family aminotransferase — MTDSAGELDFPAWPQYGDEERTGLIRALEQGQWWRMGGSEVDTFEEEFASFHGAPRALAVTNGTHALELALEVLGVKAGDEVIVPAFTFISSSQAAQRLGATAVPVDVDLDTYNIDPEAAERAVTDRTRAIMPVHMGGLVADMDALGKLSADTRVPLIQDAAHAHGARWRGSRIGELGSVAALSFQNGKLMTAGEGGAVLFPDTESYELGFVRHSCGRPRADRTYRHATSGSNFRLNEFSASVLRAQLRRLDTQIDTREQRWPVLSGLLSSIPRVVPQRLDDRCDRNPHYMAMFRVEGLTEDGRNALVDELIARGLPAFAVFRAVYRTDAFWEHSAPQETVEEIAARCPAAETLNAEGIWLHHRTLLGTEAQMHRIAEIVSDAVAAL, encoded by the coding sequence ATGACTGATTCTGCTGGAGAACTCGACTTCCCCGCGTGGCCGCAGTACGGCGACGAGGAGCGCACCGGGCTGATCCGCGCCCTGGAGCAGGGGCAGTGGTGGCGGATGGGCGGAAGCGAGGTCGACACCTTCGAGGAGGAGTTCGCGAGCTTCCACGGCGCGCCCCGCGCGCTGGCGGTGACCAACGGCACGCACGCCCTCGAACTGGCCCTGGAGGTACTCGGGGTGAAGGCGGGCGACGAGGTCATCGTGCCTGCGTTCACCTTCATATCCTCCTCGCAGGCCGCGCAGCGCCTCGGGGCGACAGCCGTGCCGGTCGATGTCGACCTCGACACGTACAACATCGATCCCGAGGCGGCCGAGCGCGCCGTGACGGACCGGACCCGGGCCATCATGCCGGTCCACATGGGCGGTCTGGTCGCCGACATGGACGCCCTCGGCAAACTCTCGGCGGACACCCGCGTCCCGCTGATCCAGGACGCCGCGCACGCCCACGGCGCCCGGTGGCGGGGGAGCAGGATCGGGGAGCTCGGCAGCGTCGCCGCGCTCAGCTTCCAGAACGGCAAGCTCATGACGGCCGGCGAGGGCGGAGCGGTGCTCTTCCCCGACACCGAGTCCTACGAGCTCGGCTTCGTGCGGCACAGCTGCGGGCGGCCCCGCGCCGACCGCACGTACCGGCACGCGACCTCGGGTTCCAACTTCCGGCTCAACGAGTTCTCGGCGAGTGTGCTGCGGGCCCAGCTGAGGCGTCTGGACACCCAGATCGACACCCGCGAGCAGCGTTGGCCCGTGCTGTCCGGCCTGCTGTCCTCGATCCCCCGGGTGGTGCCGCAGCGACTCGACGACCGCTGCGACCGCAACCCCCACTACATGGCGATGTTCCGGGTCGAGGGACTCACCGAGGACGGGCGCAACGCCCTGGTCGACGAGTTGATCGCGCGCGGCCTGCCCGCCTTCGCCGTCTTCCGCGCCGTCTACCGCACCGACGCCTTCTGGGAGCACTCCGCGCCGCAGGAGACCGTCGAGGAGATCGCCGCGCGCTGCCCGGCCGCCGAGACCCTCAACGCCGAGGGCATCTGGCTGCACCACCGCACCCTGCTCGGCACCGAGGCGCAGATGCACCGCATCGCCGAGATCGTGAGCGACGCCGTGGCGGCGCTGTGA
- a CDS encoding LamG-like jellyroll fold domain-containing protein → MHTTPDGGPDAPERSLSTEAAAHSAGCGCPRTADLEGEGLAAKSRRTFLRGAGVLGAGVAATATGLLGGATPAFASDKDASDAHGRGNAKGRGSRGTWSPDPENPRFTFVVMPDTQYMFDIDRIHPAPMEASFRYVLDPAGRAGGRDENIVFLAHLGDVTNNGHAEEYAAVTKVFDMLDDAGAAYGVLAGNHDVGGDDQRGSTPYLDTFGPARAKKSPAYHSSSPDGYNTSHIFRAGGRSWMVLSLDWRMSAAGFAWANAVIKENPTLPVIVTTHEIVGSYDDGSAELSAYGQQMWDGLIKDNDQIFLTLNGHYWPPGSTVKKNSAGHDVHLHITNYQDRYYGGSGMLRSYRFDLNRGRIDIATFSPWMRERAAEDELNAAAAQEIELTSPVDYFSMDIDFEKRFAGFAPVPERAPRAARRMVVPGTLAYWRFDGSGSEGGNLPVGTVVQDQAGNGNDLVLQQVPGAAANALTWTGDHHPDQPGHGGLVFAGQGNPVSGAFLRTVDRAPINAETFPHGYTIELFFKVPADWNGGRNGWSSMLSRAGTAAEAGKNGPGSTADEPVMTLGLSGSLEIQWNAYPLNMTGATTAWSHLLQQQEWWHVAVVNDGKVSKLYVNGCEEGRNPTSKAVGLASLHKPFLVGGYEWAGKANQVFHGTLGDVRIVDRALRVDQFMNA, encoded by the coding sequence ATGCACACCACCCCTGACGGCGGCCCCGACGCCCCGGAGCGGAGCCTGTCGACGGAAGCGGCCGCGCACTCGGCCGGCTGCGGCTGTCCGCGTACCGCCGATCTCGAAGGCGAAGGGCTCGCGGCCAAGAGCCGGAGAACCTTCCTGCGCGGCGCCGGCGTGCTCGGCGCGGGCGTGGCCGCCACGGCTACCGGACTGCTGGGCGGCGCGACGCCGGCCTTCGCCTCGGACAAGGACGCCTCCGACGCCCACGGCCGCGGGAACGCCAAGGGCCGCGGCTCGCGCGGCACGTGGAGCCCGGACCCGGAGAACCCGCGGTTCACCTTCGTCGTCATGCCGGACACCCAGTACATGTTCGACATCGACCGGATCCACCCCGCCCCGATGGAGGCGTCCTTCCGTTACGTGCTCGACCCGGCCGGGCGGGCCGGCGGGAGGGACGAGAACATCGTCTTCCTCGCGCACCTCGGCGACGTGACCAACAACGGTCACGCCGAGGAGTACGCCGCCGTGACCAAGGTCTTCGACATGCTCGACGACGCGGGCGCCGCCTACGGCGTGCTGGCGGGCAACCACGACGTGGGCGGGGACGACCAGCGCGGTTCGACGCCGTACCTCGACACCTTCGGACCCGCCCGGGCCAAGAAGTCGCCCGCGTACCACTCCTCCAGCCCCGACGGCTACAACACCAGCCACATCTTCCGTGCCGGTGGCCGCAGTTGGATGGTCCTCTCCCTCGACTGGCGCATGTCGGCGGCGGGCTTCGCCTGGGCCAACGCCGTCATCAAGGAGAACCCGACCCTCCCGGTCATCGTGACCACCCACGAGATCGTCGGCTCGTACGACGACGGCTCCGCCGAACTCTCGGCGTACGGCCAGCAGATGTGGGACGGGCTCATCAAGGACAACGACCAGATCTTCCTCACCCTGAACGGCCACTACTGGCCGCCCGGCTCCACCGTGAAGAAGAACAGCGCCGGCCACGACGTGCACCTGCACATCACCAACTACCAGGACCGCTACTACGGCGGCTCCGGCATGCTGCGCTCGTACCGCTTCGACCTCAACCGGGGCAGGATCGACATCGCGACGTTCTCCCCCTGGATGCGGGAGCGCGCCGCCGAGGACGAGCTGAACGCGGCCGCCGCCCAGGAGATCGAACTGACCTCACCGGTCGACTACTTCTCCATGGACATCGACTTCGAGAAGCGCTTCGCCGGCTTCGCCCCGGTCCCGGAGCGGGCACCCCGCGCGGCCCGCCGGATGGTCGTCCCCGGCACCTTGGCCTACTGGCGGTTCGACGGCTCCGGTTCCGAGGGCGGCAACCTGCCCGTCGGCACGGTCGTCCAGGACCAGGCGGGCAACGGCAACGACCTCGTCCTCCAGCAGGTCCCGGGTGCCGCGGCGAACGCGCTCACCTGGACCGGCGACCACCACCCCGACCAGCCCGGACACGGCGGCCTCGTCTTCGCCGGCCAGGGCAACCCGGTCAGCGGCGCCTTCCTCCGTACCGTGGACAGGGCGCCGATCAACGCGGAGACCTTCCCGCACGGCTACACCATCGAACTGTTCTTCAAGGTGCCCGCCGACTGGAACGGCGGACGCAACGGCTGGTCCTCGATGCTCAGCCGCGCGGGCACCGCCGCCGAGGCCGGCAAGAACGGCCCGGGTTCGACCGCGGACGAGCCGGTCATGACGCTGGGGCTCAGCGGTTCCCTGGAGATCCAGTGGAACGCCTACCCGCTCAACATGACCGGGGCGACCACCGCGTGGAGCCACCTGCTCCAGCAGCAGGAGTGGTGGCACGTCGCCGTCGTCAACGACGGCAAGGTCAGCAAGTTGTACGTCAACGGCTGCGAGGAGGGCCGCAACCCCACCTCGAAGGCGGTCGGCCTCGCCTCGCTGCACAAGCCGTTCCTCGTCGGCGGCTACGAGTGGGCCGGCAAGGCCAACCAGGTCTTCCACGGCACCCTCGGCGACGTCCGCATCGTCGACCGGGCGCTGCGGGTGGACCAGTTCATGAACGCCTGA
- a CDS encoding TetR/AcrR family transcriptional regulator, protein MPPHAADPAPVPVPAPALVPRRADARRNYERLLDVAGETFRAQGADAPLDEIARRAGVGKATMYRHFPTRRDLIIAVYADETAELNRKGRALLCEENVPGEALFGWFRHLVEHLAGKRDLALWAADEPDAHQSERFGHWHDSLRACAAALLDRAQRAGDARCDLRADDLMLLANGIALTGSDAERAARLIGLVRQGLEACPGSPDAGPDGVLDRAAGASGQVAPGA, encoded by the coding sequence ATGCCTCCGCACGCCGCCGATCCCGCTCCGGTCCCCGTCCCCGCTCCAGCCCTCGTACCGCGCCGCGCCGACGCGCGACGCAACTACGAGCGACTGCTCGACGTGGCCGGGGAGACCTTCCGCGCGCAGGGGGCCGACGCGCCGCTGGACGAGATAGCCCGGCGTGCCGGGGTCGGCAAGGCCACCATGTACCGCCACTTCCCGACCCGCCGGGACCTGATCATCGCGGTCTACGCCGACGAGACGGCCGAACTCAACCGCAAGGGGCGAGCCTTGCTGTGCGAGGAGAACGTTCCGGGCGAGGCCCTCTTCGGCTGGTTCCGGCATCTGGTGGAGCACCTCGCGGGCAAACGCGACCTCGCGTTATGGGCGGCCGACGAACCGGACGCCCATCAGTCGGAACGCTTCGGGCACTGGCACGACTCCCTGCGCGCCTGCGCCGCCGCGCTGCTGGACCGTGCCCAGCGGGCGGGCGACGCGCGCTGCGACCTCCGCGCGGACGACCTGATGCTGCTGGCGAACGGCATAGCGCTGACCGGATCGGACGCGGAGCGCGCCGCACGGCTCATCGGACTGGTGCGCCAGGGGCTCGAAGCGTGTCCCGGAAGCCCGGACGCGGGTCCGGACGGGGTCCTGGACAGGGCTGCGGGCGCGTCCGGGCAGGTGGCGCCCGGCGCCTGA
- a CDS encoding thioesterase II family protein: MKPLEALNWIRPLGSSTLPSASDGGGPRLVCFPHAGGAASYFLPVARALEPGTRVLGVQYPGRQDRYREPVVQDLRTLADQVHDALTTVDPGPVMFLGHSMGALVAYEVALRLRREGRPAPLRLFASGRRAPSRHRDEFVHLRSDDRIADELRRLAGPHTALLSDPEVFALVLPALRGDYRAVETYRHTPGDVLDCPVTVLTGDSDPMVTPDEAEDWRLHTTASCEVRVFSGGHFFPAGHVQEIAALLAAGAAAGQSPVGAPDAGVSRSCRAAS; encoded by the coding sequence ATGAAACCTCTGGAAGCCCTGAACTGGATTCGACCGCTCGGCAGCAGCACCCTCCCCTCGGCCTCCGACGGGGGCGGCCCCAGGCTGGTCTGCTTCCCGCACGCCGGAGGCGCCGCCAGCTACTTCCTTCCGGTGGCCCGCGCCCTGGAACCCGGGACGCGGGTGCTGGGCGTGCAGTACCCCGGGCGGCAGGACCGCTACCGGGAGCCGGTCGTGCAGGACCTGCGCACGCTGGCCGACCAGGTCCACGACGCGCTCACCACCGTCGACCCGGGCCCGGTGATGTTCCTCGGCCACAGCATGGGCGCGCTGGTCGCGTACGAGGTCGCGCTGCGTCTGCGCCGGGAGGGGCGCCCGGCGCCGCTCCGGCTCTTCGCCTCGGGCCGACGGGCCCCCTCACGCCACCGTGACGAGTTCGTCCACCTCAGGAGCGACGACCGGATCGCCGACGAACTGCGCAGGCTGGCCGGCCCGCACACCGCCCTGCTCAGCGACCCCGAGGTCTTCGCGCTGGTGCTGCCCGCGCTGAGGGGCGACTACCGGGCCGTGGAGACCTACCGCCACACCCCGGGCGACGTGCTCGACTGCCCGGTCACCGTGCTCACCGGGGACAGCGACCCCATGGTCACCCCCGACGAGGCCGAGGACTGGCGGCTGCACACCACCGCCTCCTGCGAGGTACGTGTCTTCAGCGGCGGCCACTTCTTCCCGGCCGGCCACGTCCAGGAGATCGCCGCGTTGCTGGCCGCCGGGGCGGCCGCCGGGCAGAGCCCGGTCGGCGCCCCGGACGCCGGGGTCAGCCGGTCTTGTCGCGCAGCCAGTTGA
- a CDS encoding HAD-IA family hydrolase, giving the protein MNNRPLTDTPRHIVFDMDGVLVDSFPVMRKAFAVAYREAVGEGPAPFEEYTRHLGRYFPDIMRIMGLPTALQEPFVRESYRLEGEVPLFPGVRDLLRELNRRGVELAVATGKSGERARSLLRRLNALHHFAHVIGSDEVAHAKPAPDIVLRAMGLMGANPATTVMVGDAVTDLASARGAGIAGIAAVWAETDEAALLAMRPAAVLRSPGELLELIGQTAAR; this is encoded by the coding sequence ATGAACAACCGCCCACTGACGGACACACCGCGACACATCGTCTTCGACATGGACGGCGTCCTGGTCGACAGCTTCCCGGTGATGCGCAAGGCGTTCGCCGTCGCCTACCGCGAGGCGGTGGGCGAGGGACCCGCGCCGTTCGAGGAGTACACCCGGCATCTGGGCCGGTACTTCCCGGACATCATGCGCATCATGGGTCTGCCGACCGCCCTCCAGGAACCCTTCGTACGGGAGAGCTACCGGCTGGAGGGCGAAGTCCCCCTCTTCCCCGGGGTGAGGGACCTGCTGAGGGAGCTGAACCGCCGGGGCGTGGAACTCGCGGTCGCCACCGGCAAGAGCGGCGAGCGCGCGCGCTCCCTGCTCCGGCGCCTGAACGCGCTCCACCACTTCGCCCACGTCATCGGCTCGGACGAGGTCGCCCACGCCAAGCCGGCCCCGGACATCGTGCTCCGGGCCATGGGCCTGATGGGCGCGAACCCCGCCACCACCGTGATGGTGGGGGACGCGGTGACCGATCTCGCCAGCGCGCGCGGGGCGGGGATAGCGGGCATCGCGGCGGTGTGGGCGGAGACCGACGAAGCCGCGCTCCTGGCCATGCGCCCGGCCGCGGTGCTCCGGAGCCCCGGCGAGCTGCTGGAACTGATCGGCCAGACCGCCGCCCGCTGA